A single window of Myxococcus virescens DNA harbors:
- a CDS encoding serine/threonine-protein kinase — MLPQGTLAGAYRIGRRVAVGATSDVYEGRDASGGSVAIKVLAARWGVHAEMVARFLQEAQSLLALRHAHLVRGLAFGLIEERHPYLVLEWLPRDLEQGLAAVGGRFAAADCARVVHQLAEVLSLLHASGWVHRDLKPANVLLACDTPGAMDVRLSDLGLAKRMAEPAETDSRLPLSTAEEALLGSRHYMAPEQWASAKWVGPGVDVYALGVLWFQMLAGRLPFPGEAERELMYQHVVDRPPMQWLEGVAPGATVAMVARMLDKVAGRRPPLSDVLALTSSLG; from the coding sequence ATGTTGCCGCAAGGAACCCTGGCGGGGGCATATCGCATCGGGCGCCGGGTCGCGGTGGGGGCGACGAGCGACGTCTACGAGGGCCGCGACGCCAGCGGAGGGTCTGTCGCCATCAAGGTGCTCGCGGCCCGGTGGGGCGTTCACGCGGAGATGGTGGCGCGCTTCCTTCAGGAGGCGCAGTCGCTGCTGGCCTTGCGGCACGCGCACCTGGTGCGAGGGCTGGCGTTCGGCCTCATCGAGGAGCGGCATCCCTACCTGGTCCTGGAGTGGCTGCCGCGCGATTTGGAGCAGGGGCTCGCGGCGGTGGGGGGGCGCTTCGCGGCAGCTGATTGCGCGCGCGTCGTCCACCAGCTCGCGGAGGTGCTGTCCCTGCTCCACGCGAGCGGCTGGGTCCACCGGGACTTGAAGCCCGCGAACGTGCTGCTCGCGTGTGACACCCCGGGAGCGATGGACGTCCGGCTGTCGGACCTCGGGCTCGCCAAGCGGATGGCTGAGCCAGCGGAGACAGACTCCCGCTTGCCGCTGTCGACCGCGGAAGAAGCCTTGTTGGGGAGTCGGCACTACATGGCGCCGGAGCAGTGGGCGAGCGCCAAGTGGGTGGGGCCCGGGGTGGATGTCTATGCCCTGGGCGTCCTCTGGTTCCAGATGCTCGCCGGGCGGCTGCCGTTCCCCGGCGAGGCCGAGCGCGAGCTGATGTACCAGCATGTGGTGGATCGCCCGCCGATGCAGTGGCTCGAAGGTGTGGCGCCCGGGGCCACCGTTGCGATGGTGGCGCGGATGCTCGACAAGGTGGCGGGACGGCGTCCCCCGCTCTCCGACGTGCTCGCGCTGACCTCCAGCCTGGGCTGA
- a CDS encoding RAMP superfamily CRISPR-associated protein, with protein sequence MPSLDLPEPPSIEASHLRRRSASAPRLESFSLALKTFTPILGGGPVARSPELPSVDIIRVPTMRGHLRFWWRALYGHAYVMRGASGAEELALRERQLWGGMGRASKVKGPTGAPEGAVRSLVELRVTEVQPAGADTGKIDLGAPPAYALWPARNGKEEADVPRWKPGLRFNLEVTAPEGDAMAQVRNAVRAWILFGGYGSRGRRGCGSVCLEPSAPDIAQWLPASADRASLRRLFGDVPLFAPELAEHPCDMPLLRGAHLLRGDANTRQRDGEKAWLAALGWLRDFRQGTQPVFSGSADLLGVARSPGEGKRAGRSNWPEADKIRRFARPSRQSRRAGNAYPDVHAPRPQHSATPAWPRAGFGLPIVFHFQQKRREGGDYQPKEPDDVQLQWARQVGTRWEQMDRLASPLIVKALPLADGRFEPIALWLERGTPSGGHVVMTQFKESDPRTRVPFARAFRAQDDQPLFKSLQRADNLRDAFFLWLKETRKAQEA encoded by the coding sequence ATGCCCTCGCTGGACCTGCCTGAACCTCCTTCAATCGAAGCCAGCCACTTGCGACGGCGCTCCGCCTCGGCGCCGAGGTTGGAGTCCTTCTCACTGGCGCTGAAGACCTTCACGCCCATCCTGGGCGGCGGGCCAGTGGCGCGGAGCCCTGAGCTTCCTTCCGTGGACATCATCCGCGTCCCCACCATGCGCGGACATCTGCGCTTTTGGTGGCGCGCGCTGTATGGCCATGCCTACGTCATGCGGGGCGCCTCGGGCGCGGAGGAGCTGGCGCTTCGGGAGCGCCAGCTCTGGGGCGGTATGGGGCGGGCGTCCAAGGTCAAGGGCCCCACCGGCGCACCTGAAGGAGCCGTGCGCTCCTTGGTTGAACTCCGGGTGACGGAGGTCCAGCCCGCTGGCGCGGACACAGGGAAGATCGACCTCGGTGCCCCGCCCGCCTATGCGCTGTGGCCGGCTCGCAACGGGAAGGAGGAGGCGGATGTTCCTCGCTGGAAGCCGGGCCTCCGCTTCAACCTGGAGGTGACCGCGCCCGAAGGTGACGCCATGGCGCAGGTTCGCAACGCGGTCCGCGCCTGGATTCTGTTCGGGGGGTATGGTTCGCGAGGCCGGCGCGGCTGTGGCTCCGTATGTCTGGAGCCCTCGGCCCCCGACATCGCGCAATGGTTGCCCGCTTCGGCGGACCGGGCTTCGTTGCGGCGCCTCTTCGGAGACGTGCCGCTCTTTGCTCCCGAGCTGGCAGAGCATCCCTGTGACATGCCCTTGCTCAGGGGCGCGCACCTCCTCCGGGGAGACGCGAACACGAGGCAGCGTGACGGCGAAAAGGCCTGGTTGGCCGCGCTGGGTTGGCTGCGTGACTTTCGTCAGGGCACGCAGCCTGTGTTCTCCGGAAGCGCCGACCTGTTGGGCGTGGCGCGGAGCCCTGGCGAGGGGAAGCGCGCGGGCCGCTCCAACTGGCCCGAGGCCGACAAGATTCGCCGTTTCGCGCGGCCGTCCCGGCAATCCAGACGCGCGGGCAATGCCTATCCAGACGTCCACGCTCCGCGCCCACAGCACTCGGCGACGCCGGCCTGGCCGCGCGCTGGCTTCGGGCTGCCCATTGTCTTTCATTTCCAGCAGAAGCGGCGAGAGGGAGGCGACTACCAGCCCAAGGAGCCAGACGACGTCCAGCTCCAGTGGGCGCGGCAAGTGGGGACTCGGTGGGAGCAGATGGACCGGCTCGCATCGCCGCTCATCGTCAAGGCCTTGCCGCTCGCGGATGGCCGCTTCGAGCCCATCGCGCTGTGGCTGGAGCGTGGGACACCCAGCGGAGGCCATGTCGTCATGACGCAGTTCAAGGAGTCCGACCCGCGCACCCGCGTGCCCTTCGCGCGCGCGTTTCGCGCCCAGGACGACCAGCCCCTCTTCAAGTCACTCCAGCGCGCGGACAACCTGCGCGACGCCTTCTTCCTGTGGCTGAAGGAAACCCGCAAGGCGCAGGAAGCGTGA
- a CDS encoding SAVED domain-containing protein has product MRSEDIPINPRTRALIVRYEQDRAVADDAARNTLIQHGLEGDRDVASVVLHPHDRVRSARNLPANEWTDAFSEHARFVEALRKREMELGLDPLPVHLFGCAPLTLMLDLGALLPRRPLRVYQQAQDGSWSLGYDRAAEPNSEPFFQVEGLPARRQGGKGPVVLIVEVTRAIRDNVLSKISAWLPESSILATVCLRPLEGPSASALQGPGQAARAAAQFREVLNSLHQNLEGAESVFLAMDAPGSLATALGSAVNPTTQHPLVLLQLSADHRRYDEVHVICARRAVPRRAPSADDLLKATRTLLEVRRVHGELVSWLRAPAQGALVQHLGSRSYLRSEIDDEPAVTDTPLFRHHGGKWKFGWDLLLGLGALQERLDTREDWNECLRLFLIHEAFHVRQGGLTSYNYRGIGWVGLVLEAADYDADAVGLEVALAWRKAMHGGAVAGVGELKTLEAIIWNSLEMLRVFEPERPVRDLAERRLRRYLIWLFHVCRLSVLAASAPERAARGELDRVTVELVGLPSFRDPHEAYAQRRVELRLGDVREPVMLALYFRHRLVRLDNDRAWVEDLLTTLREWELPPRKDLRERVRLLFERLFDKCPDLLVDASNVTAR; this is encoded by the coding sequence ATGCGGAGCGAGGACATCCCCATCAACCCGAGGACGCGCGCGCTCATCGTGCGTTACGAGCAGGACCGGGCTGTCGCTGATGACGCGGCCCGGAACACGCTGATTCAGCACGGCCTGGAGGGTGACCGCGATGTGGCCTCCGTGGTGCTGCATCCGCATGACCGGGTGCGGTCGGCGCGGAATCTTCCCGCGAATGAGTGGACAGATGCATTCAGTGAGCATGCGCGCTTCGTGGAGGCGCTGCGAAAGCGGGAGATGGAGTTGGGGCTCGACCCGCTGCCGGTTCACCTCTTCGGCTGCGCGCCGCTGACGCTCATGCTGGACCTGGGTGCGTTGCTGCCGCGTCGGCCGCTCCGCGTCTATCAGCAGGCGCAGGATGGCTCCTGGTCGCTGGGGTACGACCGCGCGGCTGAGCCCAATAGCGAACCGTTCTTTCAGGTGGAGGGGCTCCCCGCGCGCCGTCAGGGAGGCAAGGGCCCCGTGGTGCTCATCGTCGAGGTGACACGCGCGATTCGGGACAATGTCTTGTCGAAGATTTCGGCGTGGCTGCCCGAGTCCTCCATCCTGGCGACGGTGTGCCTTCGTCCCCTGGAAGGGCCTTCCGCGTCGGCGTTGCAGGGGCCGGGGCAGGCCGCGCGGGCCGCGGCGCAGTTTCGCGAGGTGTTGAACTCCCTCCATCAAAACTTGGAGGGGGCGGAGTCCGTGTTCCTGGCGATGGACGCCCCCGGGAGCCTGGCCACGGCGCTGGGCTCAGCCGTCAACCCGACCACGCAGCACCCGCTGGTGCTCCTGCAGCTCAGTGCAGACCACCGGCGCTATGACGAGGTTCATGTCATTTGCGCGCGGCGAGCCGTTCCTCGGCGAGCTCCCTCCGCTGATGACCTGCTCAAGGCCACGCGAACTCTCCTGGAAGTGCGGCGGGTTCATGGTGAGTTGGTCTCTTGGCTTCGGGCGCCGGCGCAGGGGGCTTTGGTCCAGCACTTGGGGAGCCGGAGCTATCTGCGGAGCGAAATCGATGACGAGCCTGCAGTCACCGACACGCCGCTATTCCGGCACCACGGAGGGAAGTGGAAGTTCGGCTGGGACTTGCTGCTGGGGCTGGGGGCGCTTCAGGAGCGCCTCGACACCCGCGAGGACTGGAACGAGTGCCTGCGCTTGTTTCTCATCCATGAGGCCTTCCACGTCCGCCAGGGCGGGCTGACGTCCTACAACTACCGGGGCATTGGCTGGGTTGGGTTGGTCCTCGAGGCCGCGGATTACGACGCGGACGCGGTGGGGCTGGAGGTGGCGCTGGCGTGGCGCAAGGCGATGCACGGCGGCGCCGTGGCGGGCGTGGGGGAGCTGAAGACGCTCGAGGCCATCATCTGGAACTCACTGGAGATGCTGCGCGTCTTTGAGCCCGAGCGGCCGGTGAGAGACCTCGCGGAGCGCAGGTTGCGGCGCTACCTCATCTGGTTGTTCCATGTCTGTCGGCTCTCCGTGCTCGCGGCGTCCGCGCCGGAGCGGGCTGCGCGGGGCGAGTTGGACCGTGTGACGGTGGAGCTCGTGGGGCTGCCATCCTTCCGGGACCCCCACGAGGCCTACGCCCAGCGGCGCGTCGAACTCAGGCTGGGAGACGTGCGCGAGCCGGTGATGTTGGCGCTCTACTTCCGCCACCGGTTGGTGCGCCTGGACAATGACAGGGCCTGGGTCGAGGACTTGCTCACGACGCTTCGCGAATGGGAGCTCCCGCCGCGCAAGGACCTGCGAGAGCGCGTGCGACTGCTGTTCGAGCGGCTCTTCGACAAGTGCCCGGACCTGCTCGTCGACGCGTCAAACGTCACCGCTCGGTAG
- a CDS encoding serine/threonine-protein kinase: MRHLLGSGGMGQVFAADHERMGGQVALKVLSSSAAKEPQRVARFLQEARALALLKHAGVVRILDCDQVDDTAYLAMEYLEGQSLRQWMQTQARIPLSSALAICAQIAATMVDVHAQGIVHRDLKPENIFLCPDPSLAADHRVKLLDFGIAKVPEGQADLLATQVHTHEATLIGTFRYMAPEQLLSAAKVDGAADVYALGVVLFELLAGRPPFDAKEPVLVISAHQREPPPPLKQFAPAVPSALASFISDMLEKQPVARPDMTRCRAVFERAWALDADECPVPGLAPFTEAHAELFFGRQVEARGLLERLEEARLGTRRWVQLEGPSGVGKSSLIQAALLPGVKALSSEEGPRWLIATMRPSDTPLRHLAEALVAAYAAVGVTERRDDLEASLRSGPVALHDFVTKHTPSGFRLLLVLEPMEELFTLGSAELAAVDALLSAALAAPETPLRLFTSLRSDFIHRLEQMPSLPHHLHAAARFPLLPMGDEALSQVVQGMAGRARLRLSEGLAERMVQDVRSEGGRLPLLGHTLQRMWMLSGGAPLTHEHYERLGGVGGALALDAEALLERLGEAGKQRAKWLLLELVQVGRGTPDTRRPRSRKDVLAAAGDDALAEQVLHRLSGIPLGQSPAEPSGLRLVVLSGERDPSLQRVELVHETLLHRVPSLVSWLERERVLLERQSDLEGVANAWEQAHRPLEGLPTGTLLEHYRRGFDSRGRWDAPALSPRAKDFLRAAERLSRRRIRARWLLMGLAALASLAILFYAVRAEQERRHAQENLQHLVKVADRISADADWDLSRLAHTLNIRRAMLTKLDESLTALSMDERAQRPVRLASVRVAHRMGDAAYYSGSLAAAERRFSEARRMMVEGLADDDLQWQLALNDSKLGKVAMARGQWARADAHLLASLRHMEAQPQVGDEAIDIRRSLAVSLSELAELRWAEGRVREAAALLDRAISLHAQNSDPYNEALLSVVLSQRGELAVKEGALGEAEAVVARASRLSRNARAARGGEAFFLWPVGRALVAEGHLLAAAGRLREAEARYVEAQRLGQALLDGEPPNKRYALMAASALQGREDVSAALGLDAPRAESREGRCTLVRRFLAQDPEDVRFQALTCEGTNP; the protein is encoded by the coding sequence TTGCGGCACCTGCTCGGCAGTGGTGGCATGGGGCAGGTCTTCGCGGCTGACCATGAGCGCATGGGCGGTCAGGTGGCCTTGAAGGTGCTGTCCTCTTCCGCGGCGAAGGAGCCACAGCGCGTCGCGCGTTTTCTTCAAGAGGCACGAGCGCTGGCTCTGCTCAAGCACGCGGGGGTCGTTCGCATCCTCGATTGCGACCAGGTCGACGACACAGCCTATCTGGCCATGGAGTATCTGGAGGGCCAGTCGCTCCGGCAATGGATGCAAACCCAGGCGCGCATTCCCTTGTCATCCGCCCTGGCCATCTGCGCGCAGATCGCCGCCACCATGGTGGACGTTCATGCCCAGGGCATCGTCCACCGGGACTTGAAGCCAGAAAATATCTTCCTGTGTCCGGACCCCTCGCTGGCCGCTGACCATCGTGTGAAGCTCCTTGACTTCGGCATCGCCAAGGTCCCGGAAGGACAGGCGGACCTGCTGGCCACGCAGGTCCACACGCACGAGGCCACGCTCATCGGGACGTTTCGTTACATGGCCCCGGAGCAACTCCTGAGCGCCGCGAAGGTAGATGGGGCCGCGGATGTCTATGCACTGGGAGTGGTCCTTTTCGAGCTGCTCGCGGGCCGTCCTCCCTTTGACGCGAAGGAGCCGGTGCTGGTCATTTCCGCGCATCAGCGTGAGCCGCCGCCGCCCTTGAAGCAGTTCGCGCCGGCCGTGCCCTCCGCGCTTGCTTCGTTCATCTCGGACATGCTGGAGAAACAACCCGTGGCGCGCCCCGACATGACGCGTTGCCGCGCCGTGTTCGAGCGCGCTTGGGCGCTGGACGCGGACGAGTGCCCGGTCCCTGGCCTCGCGCCCTTCACGGAGGCGCATGCGGAGCTCTTCTTCGGCCGGCAGGTGGAGGCGCGCGGGCTGCTGGAACGCCTGGAGGAGGCGCGTCTGGGCACCCGGCGCTGGGTGCAACTGGAGGGGCCGAGCGGGGTCGGCAAGTCCTCGCTCATCCAGGCCGCGCTGCTGCCGGGGGTGAAGGCGTTGTCCTCCGAGGAGGGGCCGCGGTGGCTCATCGCCACCATGCGGCCTTCTGACACGCCGCTGCGTCACCTCGCGGAGGCGCTCGTCGCCGCGTATGCGGCCGTTGGTGTCACCGAACGTCGCGACGACCTCGAGGCCTCCCTTCGGAGCGGGCCGGTCGCGCTCCACGATTTCGTCACGAAGCACACACCCAGCGGGTTCCGTCTCCTCCTGGTCTTGGAGCCGATGGAGGAGTTGTTCACGTTGGGCAGCGCCGAACTGGCGGCGGTGGATGCCTTGCTCTCGGCCGCGCTGGCTGCGCCCGAGACGCCGCTGCGGCTCTTCACGAGCCTGCGCAGCGACTTCATCCACCGGCTCGAGCAGATGCCTTCGCTCCCGCACCACCTCCACGCCGCGGCGCGCTTTCCGTTGCTGCCCATGGGGGACGAGGCCCTCTCGCAGGTCGTCCAGGGGATGGCGGGCCGCGCGAGGCTGCGGCTCAGCGAGGGGCTCGCCGAGCGGATGGTGCAGGATGTCCGGAGCGAGGGCGGGCGACTCCCGCTGCTGGGACATACCTTGCAACGCATGTGGATGCTCAGCGGTGGCGCGCCGCTGACGCACGAGCACTACGAGCGGCTGGGGGGCGTCGGTGGGGCGTTGGCCCTCGACGCGGAGGCGCTGCTGGAGCGGCTGGGGGAGGCGGGCAAGCAGCGCGCGAAGTGGCTCCTCCTGGAGCTGGTGCAGGTGGGGCGTGGCACGCCGGATACCCGGCGGCCCCGTTCCCGGAAGGACGTCCTCGCGGCGGCGGGCGACGACGCCTTGGCTGAGCAGGTGCTGCACCGGTTGTCCGGAATCCCCTTGGGACAGTCCCCAGCGGAGCCGTCCGGGCTCCGGCTCGTCGTGCTCTCCGGAGAGCGCGACCCGTCCCTCCAGCGCGTGGAGTTGGTGCATGAGACCTTGTTGCACCGGGTGCCGTCGCTCGTGTCCTGGCTGGAGCGGGAGCGCGTCCTGTTGGAGCGGCAGTCGGACCTGGAGGGCGTCGCGAATGCGTGGGAGCAGGCGCACAGGCCGCTGGAGGGGCTCCCCACCGGGACGTTGCTGGAGCACTACCGGCGCGGGTTTGACTCGCGGGGCCGTTGGGACGCCCCCGCCCTCAGTCCTCGCGCGAAGGACTTCCTCCGGGCGGCGGAGCGGCTCTCACGCCGCCGCATCCGTGCCCGGTGGCTCCTCATGGGGCTGGCGGCGCTCGCGAGCCTGGCCATCCTCTTCTACGCGGTCAGGGCCGAGCAGGAGCGGCGACACGCGCAGGAGAACCTCCAGCACCTCGTCAAGGTGGCCGACCGCATCTCCGCGGATGCGGATTGGGACCTGAGCCGGCTCGCGCACACGCTGAACATCCGTCGGGCCATGCTCACGAAGTTGGACGAGTCCTTGACGGCGTTGTCGATGGACGAGCGGGCCCAGCGTCCAGTCCGGCTTGCGAGCGTCCGCGTCGCGCACCGGATGGGGGACGCCGCCTACTACTCCGGCTCTCTCGCCGCTGCGGAGCGGCGGTTCTCCGAGGCTCGCCGCATGATGGTGGAGGGGCTCGCCGATGACGACCTGCAATGGCAGCTCGCGCTCAATGACTCCAAGCTGGGCAAGGTCGCCATGGCGCGTGGGCAGTGGGCGCGGGCGGATGCGCACCTGCTGGCCTCGTTGCGACACATGGAGGCTCAGCCCCAGGTCGGGGATGAGGCCATCGATATCCGGCGCAGCCTCGCGGTGAGCCTGTCCGAGCTCGCGGAGCTCCGCTGGGCGGAGGGGCGCGTCCGCGAGGCCGCGGCGCTCCTGGACCGCGCCATTTCGCTGCACGCCCAGAACAGCGACCCCTATAACGAGGCGTTGCTCTCGGTGGTCCTGTCGCAGCGCGGTGAGCTGGCCGTCAAGGAAGGCGCGCTGGGGGAGGCCGAGGCGGTGGTGGCTCGCGCGTCACGGCTTTCGCGGAACGCGCGCGCGGCCCGGGGCGGTGAGGCGTTCTTCCTCTGGCCGGTGGGGAGGGCCCTGGTCGCGGAGGGGCACCTCCTCGCGGCGGCGGGGCGCCTCCGGGAGGCCGAGGCTCGCTACGTGGAGGCGCAGCGGCTGGGACAGGCGTTGCTGGATGGAGAGCCCCCCAACAAGCGCTATGCCCTCATGGCCGCCAGCGCGCTTCAGGGGCGCGAGGACGTGTCCGCCGCCCTGGGCCTGGACGCCCCGCGTGCGGAATCCCGTGAGGGGCGGTGTACCCTGGTGAGGCGATTCCTGGCGCAGGACCCGGAGGACGTGCGCTTCCAGGCCCTCACCTGTGAAGGTACGAATCCGTAG
- the cas10 gene encoding type III-B CRISPR-associated protein Cas10/Cmr2, with the protein MKHVLVLKVGPVQGYIAQARRTRDLWYGSQVLSNLARAMAVSLLESRATLVFPHPDQARDARAGVANKVVALVEDAPEQVARRAREAAKSRLRAEWVRVFNKCQSMLIPGAEALAAEQLDTFLEVHAAWALVEDAPTGYADALAEAERALESRRGLREFAPWKQRPPEGTHKSSLDGARPSLLRRERQTGHLWRHFRIGLREELDALGVLKRAGGQPGQFVPVPSIGLAAWLQVAGTRHPELLARLSAACEARGFQSVSVRQRPWVESFPFDGQLLLPERWQPYFEEYAIPEPRQAAASFGSEFVAPLRDAMGADAGPFPYVACLVADGDRMGLALESLAKRSDGHLAHQRVSQALADFTRKARAIVEVEHRGVLVYAGGDDVLAFVTPMDAPACARALAVAFRASLEGALAGTGAEVPTLSVGLGIGHVLESLGELLALGRRAETAAKRAGRDALAILVAKHAGRERLWTAPWGTDPVARLESDMALLTRDTLPLPLGKVHEVAALARRFPAGVASTPELAEVLRDEAGRILARAEAGRAPKPLTPADVGLELSSATAPQDALEQWAARLLVADTFARAGRGLASAQDKEGAR; encoded by the coding sequence ATGAAACACGTCCTCGTTCTCAAGGTGGGCCCGGTGCAGGGCTACATCGCGCAGGCCCGCCGCACGCGGGACCTCTGGTACGGCAGCCAGGTCTTGTCGAACCTGGCCCGGGCCATGGCGGTCTCCCTGCTGGAGTCCAGAGCCACGCTCGTCTTCCCTCACCCGGACCAGGCTCGGGACGCGCGCGCCGGGGTGGCCAACAAGGTCGTCGCCCTGGTGGAGGACGCGCCGGAGCAGGTGGCCCGGCGCGCCCGGGAGGCGGCGAAGTCCCGGCTGCGGGCCGAGTGGGTGCGCGTCTTCAACAAGTGTCAGTCCATGCTCATCCCGGGCGCGGAGGCGCTGGCCGCGGAGCAACTCGACACCTTCCTGGAGGTCCACGCCGCTTGGGCTCTCGTGGAGGACGCGCCCACGGGCTACGCCGACGCGCTGGCGGAGGCCGAGCGTGCCCTGGAGTCCCGGCGGGGCCTGCGCGAGTTCGCGCCGTGGAAGCAGCGGCCACCGGAGGGAACGCACAAGTCGAGCCTCGACGGCGCTCGTCCGTCACTGCTGCGCCGCGAGCGTCAGACGGGCCACCTCTGGCGACACTTCCGCATTGGCCTGCGCGAAGAGCTGGATGCGCTCGGGGTGCTCAAGCGCGCGGGAGGCCAGCCAGGACAGTTCGTGCCCGTGCCTTCCATCGGGTTGGCGGCCTGGCTCCAAGTGGCGGGGACGCGGCACCCGGAGCTGCTCGCTCGGCTCAGCGCCGCGTGCGAGGCGCGGGGCTTCCAGTCCGTGAGCGTGAGGCAGCGCCCCTGGGTGGAGTCCTTCCCCTTCGACGGCCAGTTGCTGCTCCCCGAGCGCTGGCAGCCGTACTTCGAGGAGTACGCCATCCCCGAACCCCGCCAGGCCGCCGCCAGCTTCGGCAGTGAGTTCGTGGCGCCGCTGCGGGACGCCATGGGCGCGGACGCGGGGCCCTTCCCCTACGTGGCGTGCCTGGTGGCGGACGGGGACCGGATGGGGCTCGCGCTGGAGTCGCTCGCCAAGCGGTCCGACGGGCACCTGGCGCACCAGCGCGTCTCCCAGGCGCTCGCGGACTTCACTCGGAAGGCGCGGGCCATCGTCGAGGTGGAGCACCGGGGTGTGCTCGTCTACGCGGGTGGGGACGACGTGCTCGCCTTCGTCACGCCCATGGACGCGCCCGCGTGCGCCCGGGCGCTGGCGGTTGCCTTCCGTGCGTCATTGGAAGGAGCGCTCGCGGGCACGGGCGCCGAGGTGCCCACGCTCTCGGTGGGGTTGGGCATCGGCCATGTCCTGGAGAGCCTGGGCGAGCTGCTGGCCCTGGGGCGCCGCGCGGAGACCGCCGCGAAGAGGGCGGGCCGCGACGCACTGGCCATCCTCGTGGCGAAGCACGCCGGTCGTGAGCGGCTGTGGACGGCGCCTTGGGGCACCGACCCCGTGGCGCGCTTGGAGTCGGACATGGCGTTGCTCACGCGGGACACCCTGCCGCTCCCGTTGGGCAAGGTCCACGAGGTGGCGGCCCTCGCGCGCCGCTTCCCCGCTGGCGTCGCCTCGACACCCGAGCTGGCCGAGGTGTTGCGGGACGAGGCCGGGCGCATCCTCGCCCGGGCTGAGGCGGGGCGCGCGCCCAAGCCGCTCACCCCGGCGGACGTGGGGCTCGAGCTGTCCTCGGCCACGGCGC
- a CDS encoding RNA polymerase sigma factor — protein sequence MIPLSTDDEASFEDLLQRARAGEHAAMDALFRQSWKALERHASKSPALGLQGATRPSDIFQQSALRAFEKLASFRGQTEGEWVTWLKQVVFTQSMDVIRAEARETKYVPGGMIPAGEESEAVPSQERTPSQVTAHHEDWRRLLTKFALLTPDQREAFSLFWLEELTVEEAARRMEKSHAAVSSLLQRGMSTLRQQMRGEASPIQDDTGVSAALAVYFGRREAGLDMEAFIAEFPSCASELREALDWVARLRALKPPPRT from the coding sequence ATGATTCCGCTTTCCACTGATGATGAGGCGTCGTTCGAGGACCTGCTCCAGCGGGCGCGGGCCGGTGAGCACGCGGCGATGGATGCGTTGTTTCGCCAGAGCTGGAAGGCGTTGGAACGACATGCATCCAAGAGTCCCGCCCTGGGGCTCCAGGGGGCCACGCGCCCGTCAGACATCTTCCAGCAATCCGCGCTGCGCGCCTTCGAGAAGCTGGCGTCCTTCCGTGGCCAGACGGAGGGGGAGTGGGTCACCTGGCTCAAGCAGGTTGTCTTCACGCAGTCCATGGACGTCATCCGCGCGGAGGCGAGGGAGACGAAGTACGTCCCTGGGGGGATGATACCCGCTGGAGAGGAGTCCGAGGCCGTCCCCTCCCAGGAGCGGACGCCGAGCCAGGTCACCGCCCATCACGAGGACTGGCGCAGGCTGCTGACGAAGTTCGCGCTCCTGACGCCGGACCAGCGTGAGGCCTTCTCGCTCTTCTGGTTGGAGGAACTCACCGTGGAAGAGGCCGCGCGGCGGATGGAGAAGTCACATGCCGCCGTGTCGTCGCTGTTGCAACGGGGCATGAGCACGCTGCGGCAGCAGATGCGGGGCGAGGCGAGTCCCATCCAGGACGACACCGGCGTGAGCGCCGCGTTGGCGGTGTACTTCGGCCGGAGGGAGGCGGGACTGGACATGGAGGCCTTCATCGCGGAGTTCCCGTCATGCGCTAGCGAGCTGCGGGAGGCCTTGGACTGGGTGGCGCGGCTTCGTGCGCTCAAGCCCCCTCCCCGTACTTGA
- a CDS encoding nucleotidyltransferase domain-containing protein, with protein MWSVGEALERFISSLELTEGQRDEVSRQQTLVREALSRRLGGCETSFLSGSYSRSTAIRPLHDIDIFTVVGRASSTPPEPPDAALKRVRQALHETWPNKELPILQQHSVHLEFTTSGIEFDVVPAYQHPTQELFLIPEGNTGRWIRTNPRIHMDLSTAANERAGKKLKPLIKAVKHWNRQHGSSPLRSFHLEVMGYEAFSRAPVGYLEGLEALFAFMAGRVDRSTGDPAGLGGDVDARMTSGQRTAARNALQGAARTVQLALSERDARPEQAHQRLRALFGEMYWYR; from the coding sequence ATGTGGAGTGTCGGCGAGGCACTGGAGCGGTTCATCAGCTCACTGGAGCTGACCGAGGGACAACGGGACGAGGTCAGCAGGCAGCAAACCCTGGTTCGCGAGGCACTGAGCCGGAGACTCGGGGGGTGTGAGACGTCATTCCTGTCGGGCTCCTACAGCCGGAGCACCGCCATCCGGCCGCTGCATGACATTGACATCTTCACGGTGGTGGGGCGGGCATCGTCCACGCCTCCGGAGCCGCCGGACGCGGCGCTCAAGCGGGTGCGTCAGGCGCTTCACGAGACATGGCCAAACAAGGAGCTGCCCATCCTCCAGCAGCACTCGGTGCATCTGGAGTTCACGACGTCCGGCATCGAGTTCGATGTCGTCCCCGCCTACCAGCACCCCACGCAGGAGCTATTCCTCATCCCCGAGGGAAACACGGGGCGGTGGATTCGCACCAACCCGCGGATTCACATGGACCTGAGCACCGCGGCAAACGAGCGGGCGGGCAAGAAGCTCAAGCCGCTCATCAAGGCCGTGAAGCACTGGAACCGCCAGCATGGCTCCAGCCCCCTGCGCTCGTTTCATCTGGAGGTGATGGGCTACGAGGCGTTCTCCCGGGCACCCGTCGGCTACCTGGAGGGGCTCGAAGCGCTCTTCGCCTTCATGGCGGGCCGCGTGGACCGGTCAACCGGTGACCCCGCTGGGCTGGGGGGAGACGTGGACGCGCGGATGACCAGCGGGCAGCGGACGGCCGCGCGCAACGCGCTCCAGGGCGCGGCCAGGACCGTGCAGCTCGCGCTGAGCGAGCGCGACGCGCGTCCGGAGCAGGCGCATCAGCGGCTCCGCGCGCTCTTCGGGGAGATGTACTGGTATCGCTGA